The following proteins are encoded in a genomic region of Oncorhynchus kisutch isolate 150728-3 linkage group LG6, Okis_V2, whole genome shotgun sequence:
- the LOC109892757 gene encoding flotillin-2a isoform X5: MTLQPKCEDVETAEGVAITVTGVAQVKVMVDNELLGYACEQFLGKSVIEIKSVILQTLEGHLRSILGTLTVEQIYQDRDRFAALVREVAAPDVGRMGIEILSFTIKDVYDKVEYLSSLGKSQTAAVQRDADIGVAEAERDAGIREADCKKEMMDVKFQADTKMADSKRGLEMQKAAFNQEVNTKKAEAQLAYELQAAKEQQKIRLEEIEIEVVQRKKQITIEEKEIDRTEKELIATVKRPAEAEAYKMQQLAEGQKMKKVLTAQAEAEKIRRIGEAEAGSIEAIGKAEAEKMRLKAEAYQHYGDAAKTALVLEALPKIAAKVAAPLARTNEIVILSGDGGRVTGEVNRLLAELPVSVNALTGVDLMKIPLLQKMINPQA, translated from the exons GTGAAGGTGATGGTAGACAATGAGCTGCTGGGCTATGCCTGTGAACAGTTCCTGGGGAAATCTGTGATCGAGATAAAGAGTGTCATTCTGCAGACCCTGGAGGGTCATCTACGCTCTATCCTCG GTACTCTGACGGTAGAGCAGATCTACCAAGACAGAGACAGGTTTGCTGCTCTTGTGCGGGAGGTGGCAGCACCTGATGTGGGCCGCATGGGCATCGAGATCCTCAGCTTCACCATCAAG GATGTGTATGATAAAGTGGAGTACCTGAGTTCCCTGGGGAAGAGTCAGACGGCCGCAGTACAGAGAGATGCCGATATTGGAGTGgccgaggcagagagagacgcgGGAATCAGG GAAGCAGATTGTAAGAAAGAGATGATGGACGTCAAGTTCCAAGCAGACACCAAGATGGCCGATTCAAAACGAGGGCTGGAGATGCAGAAGGCTGCTTTCAATCAAGAAGTCAACACAAAG AAAGCAGAAGCCCAGCTGGCCTACGAGCTGCAGGCTGCCAAGGAGCAGCAGAAGATCCGTTTGGAGGAGATCGAGATCGAGGTGGTTCAGAGGAAGAAACAGATCACCATCGAGGAGAAGGAGATTGACCGCACAGAAAAGGAGCTCATCGCCACAGTCAAGAGGCCGGCTGAGGCTGAGGCCTACAAGATGCAGCAGCTGGCCGAGGGACAGAA GATGAAGAAGGTGCTGACTGCCCAGGCAGAGGCAGAGAAGATCCGTCGTATCGGTGAGGCAGAGGCCGGTTCCATAGAGGCTATAGGGAAGGCTGAGGCTGAGAAGATGAGGCTGAAGGCTGAGGCCTACCAGCATTATGGAGATGCTGCAAAGACTGCTCTCGTCCTAGAGGCCCTGCCTAAG ATTGCTGCCAAGGTTGCGGCACCCCTGGCCCGGACCAATGAGATCGTCATCCTGAGCGGGGACGGTGGACGTGTGACTGGCGAGGTGAACCGCCTATTAGCTGAGCTCCCTGTGTCCGTCAACGCACTCACAGGGGTGGACCTGATgaag ATCCCTTTGCTTCAGAAGATGATCAACCCTCAAGCATAA